In Sorghum bicolor cultivar BTx623 chromosome 8, Sorghum_bicolor_NCBIv3, whole genome shotgun sequence, one genomic interval encodes:
- the LOC110437547 gene encoding SH3 and multiple ankyrin repeat domains protein 1-like: protein MITLPPASGTLPPPSSSAPLSAAPSKVAETSSSALTLEGLAGVVDQAGRNMAQLGCTVDTLSRNMATMQQSLASLLPPLPPPSSRPAPPSLAPSTSTLIPYSFRMSADSSGSSLHQMWWPASPSPIASWALMGTPPPIYIAATTVTPSVGTGSSGLQAPGVGTFYGGSGGTLLYGGGPTFLAAGADGHPLGGAYAGAPDLPAGTHALPRFYMLEFTTYDGAVDPLNWLNQCEQFF, encoded by the coding sequence ATGATAACGCTGCCGCCGGCGTCCGGCACCCTGCCGCCACCGAGCTCCAGCGCCCCGCTGTCCGCTGCTCCTTCTAAAGTTGCAGAAACCTCCAGCAGCGCCCTTACCCTGGAGGGTTTGGCCGGGGTGGTCGACCAAGCCGGCCGCAACATGGCTCAGCTCGGCTGCACCGTGGACACCCTCAGTCGCAACATGGCAACCATGCAGCAGTCCCTGGCGAGCTTGCTGCCGCCGCTGCCCCCGCCCTCCTCGCGGCCAGCACCACCATCGCTCGCGCCGTCTACATCTACGCTGATCCCCTATTCCTTTAGGATGTCGGCCGATAGCTCAGGGAGCTCCTTGCACCAGATGTGGTGGCCGGCCTCCCCTTCGCCCATCGCGTCATGGGCGTTGATGGGTACGCCGCCGCCAATCTACATAGCAGCGACAACCGTCACGCCATCGGTGGGAACCGGGTCCAGCGGGCTCCAAGCCCCAGGCGTAGGTACCTTCtacggtggttccggtgggacGCTACTCTACGGCGGCGGCCCTACGTTCCTAGCAGCAGGGGCCGATGGCCACCCGCTAGGCGGTGCCTACGCTGGTGCCCCCGACCTCCCCGCGGGCACCCATGCTCTGCCGCGCTTCTACATGCTAGAGTTCACCACTTATGACGGTGCTGTCGACCCGCTCAACTGGCTCAACCAGTGCGAGCAGTTTTTTTGA
- the LOC110437548 gene encoding uncharacterized protein LOC110437548, whose protein sequence is MVHELLDELHSARFFTKLDLRSGYHQHVGLFLTALRAHCLHLKRSKCSFRAASVAYLGHVIFAEGVAMDADKIAAVVVWPGPHSTRALRGFLGLASYYRKFVQGFGVIVAPLTCLLRRDAFARDDDTEAAFRALKAALTTGPVL, encoded by the exons ATGGTGCATGAGCTTCTGGACGAGCTTCACAGCGCCCgcttcttcacaaagctagactTGCGCTCTGGCTACCATCAG CACGTCGGCCTTTTCCTCACTGCCCTCCGCGCCCACTGTCTCCACCTCAAGCGTTCCAAGTGTTCATTTAGGGCCGCGTCCGTGGCCTACCTCGGGCACGTCATCTTTGCAGAGGGTGTCGCTATGGATGCCGACAAGATCGCGGCGGTGGTTGTGTGGCCAGGTCCGCATTCTACTCGGGCCCTGCGGGGCTTCCTCGGGCTCGCCAGCTATTATCGGAAGTTCGTTCAGGGCTTCGGCGTCATTGTAGCGCCACTAACGTGTCTCTTGCGCAGAGACGCGTTCGCTCGGGACGACGACACCGAGGCGGCCTTCCGGGCGCTGAAGGCCGCCCTCACCACGGGTCCTGTCCTCTAG